In Corylus avellana chromosome ca2, CavTom2PMs-1.0, the following proteins share a genomic window:
- the LOC132170214 gene encoding probable glutamyl endopeptidase, chloroplastic isoform X1 has product MMRLHAVYHRTASLLSLSVSALSPPPTTHSILSSLTPPVILRLCPLRRAVRSIKTASAAMTASRLSNLVPVNAVAGEDGGVGSNGAASSSTAASPTENEDDSVLGLGYCLPPPEIRDIVDAPPLPALSFSPHRDKILFLKRRALPPLAELARPEEKLAGIRIDGKCNTRSRMSFYTDIGIHQLMPDGTLGTEKELHGYPDGAKINFVTWSQDGRHLAFSVRVDEEENSSGKLTVWVADVETGKARPLFQSPDIYLNAVFDNYIWVDNSTLLVSTIPLSRGGLPNKPFVPTGPKIQSNEQKNVIQVRTFQDLLKDEYDEDLFDYYATTQLVLASLDGTVKEIGPPAVYTSLDPSPDGKYLMISSIHRPYSFIVPCGRFPKKVDLWTADGKFIRELCDLPLAEDIPIAFNSVRKGMRSINWRADKPSTLYWVETQDGGDAKVEVSPRDIIYTQPAEPLEGEQPAILHQLDLRYGGISWCDESLALVYESWYKTRRTRTWVISPGSKDASPRILFDRSSEDVYSDPGSPMLRRTPAATYVIAKVNKENDENTYVLLNGSGATPEGNIPFLDLFDINTGCKERIWQSDKEKYYETVVALMSDQKEGDLRLDQLKILTSKESKTENTQYHILSWPEKQACQITNFPHPYPQLASLQKEMIRYQRKDGVQLTATLYLPPGYDPSKDGPLPCLVWSYPGEFKSKDAAGQVRGSPNEFAGIGPTSPLLWLARRFTILSGPTIPIIGEGNEEANDSYVEQLVWSAEAAVEEVTRRGVAHPNKIAVGGHSYGAFMTANLLAHAPHLFRCGVARSGAYNRTLTPFGFQNEDRTLWEATNTYVEMSPFMSANKIKKPILLIHGEEDNNPGTLTMQSDRFFNALKGHGALCRLVILPFESHGYASRESIMHVLWETDRWLQKYCVSNTSDVKADIDASKQDVSKEATDSESKAAVASGGGGPEVSDFEHEGFYSMPRLNCLSLATRE; this is encoded by the exons ATGATGCGCCTTCACGCAGTCTATCACCGCACcgcctctctcctctctctttctgtctCAGCTCTCTCGCCACCTCCCACTACCCATTCCATTCTCTCCTCGCTCACCCCTCCCGTCATCCTCAGGCTCTGTCCCCTTCGGAGGGCTGTCAGGTCCATCAAGACTGCCTCCGCCGCCATGACCGCCTCTAGATTGAGCAATCTCGTCCCTGTCAACGCCGTCGCCGGAGAAGACGGCGGGGTTGGCTCTAATGGCGCCGCTTCTTCTTCTACTGCCGCTTCTCCAACTGAGAATGAAG ACGATTCGGTGCTGGGATTAGGGTATTGTCTTCCTCCGCCAGAGATTAGGGATATTGTGGATGCTCCGCCGCTTCCTGCATTGTCCTTCTCGCCACATAGGGATAAAATACTGTTTCTCAAGCGGAGAGCTCTGCCTCCACTGGCAGAGCTAGCGAGACCGGAGGAAAAGTTGGCCGGTATTCGTATTGATGGAAAGTGTAATACTAGGAGTCGGATGTCATTTTACACGGATATAGGAATTCATCAGTTGATGCCTGATGGTACACTTGGGACCGAGAAAGAGTTACATGGGTACCCTGATGGCGCGAAGATCAATTTCGTTACATGGTCGCAAGATGGTAGGCATTTAGCATTCAGTGTCCGGGTTGATGAGGAAGAAAATAGCAGTGGTAAGCTTACAGTATGGGTTGCTGATGTGGAAACAGGGAAGGCTAGACCTTTGTTTCAGTCGCCTGATATCTATCTGAATGCGGTTTTTGACAATTATATTTGGGTTGATAATTCTACTCTGTTAGTTTCCACCATCCCATTGTCTCGTGGAGGCCTACCAAATAAACCTTTTGTTCCTACTGGCCCAAAGATACAGTCCAATGAGCAAAAAAACGTTATTCAAGTTAGAACCTTCCAGGATTTGCTAAAAGATGAATATGATGAAGATTTGTTTGATTACTATGCAACTACGCAACTTGTATTAGCTTCTTTAGACGGGACAGTGAAGGAAATTGGCCCACCAGCTGTGTATACATCGTTGGACCCCTCTCCAGATGGGAAATACCTCATGATTAGTTCAATTCACAGACCGTACTCTTTCATTGTACCATGCGGAAGATTTCCTAAGAAGGTAGATTTGTGGACTGCTGATGGGAAATTTATTAGGGAACTTTGTGATTTGCCCCTTGCCGAGGACATTCCCATTGCATTCAATAGTGTGCGGAAAGGGATGCGTTCTATCAATTGGAGAGCAGATAAGCCATCAACACTTTACTG GGTAGAGACACAAGATGGAGGTGATGCAAAAGTGGAAGTTTCTCCACGTGATATAATTTATACACAGCCTGCTGAGCCACTAGAAGGTGAACAGCCGGCGATCTTACACCAACTTGATCTCCGTTACGG AGGTATTTCCTGGTGTGATGAGTCACTGGCTCTAGTTTATGAATCTTGGTACAAGACACGGCGAACAAGAACCTGGGTGATTTCTCCTGGATCTAAAGATGCTAGTCCACGCATCCTATTTGATAGGTCATCAGAAGATGTGTACTCTGATCCTGGCTCTCCAATGTTGCGGAGAACTCCTGCTGCAACTTATGTGATTGCAAAGGTAAATAAGGAAAATGATGAAAACACTTACGTTTTACTGAACGGAAGTGGTGCTACACCAGAAGGGAACATTCCATTCCTTGATTTGTTTGACAT AAATACAGGCTGCAAAGAACGAATATGGCAGAGCGACAAAGAGAAATATTACGAGACTGTTGTTGCTTTAATGTCTGATCAGAAAGAAGGGGATTTGCGACTCGATCAGTTGAAAATACTGACTTCGAAAGAGTCGAAAACTGAGAACACTCAATACCATATCCTGAGCTGGCCAGAGAAGCAAGCATGTCAAATTACGAATTTCCCTCATCCCTACCCACAGCTGGCATCATTGCAGAAAGAGATGATCAGGTACCAGAGAAAGGATGGGGTGCAACTGACTGCAACATTGTACCTGCCACCAGGCTATGATCCATCAAAAGATGGTCCTCTTCCTTGTCTGGTTTGGTCTTACCCTGGTGAATTTAAGAGCAAAGATGCTGCTGGACAAGTTCGAGGTTCTCCTAATGAATTTGCTGGTATAGGACCTACATCACCCCTTCTTTGGCTTGCTAGAAG GTTTACTATTCTATCCGGACCAACAATTCCTATTATTGGTGAAGGCAATGAGGAGGCAAATGACAG TTATGTAGAGCAGTTGGTCTGGAGTGCAGAGGCTGCAGTTGAGGAAGTTACCCGACGTGGA GTGGCTCATCCAAACAAAATTGCTGTTGGGGGACATTCCTATGGTGCATTCATGACTGCAAACCTCCTAGCACATGCCCCGCATCTTTTCCGTTGTGGAGTTGCTCGCTCTGGTGCTTACAACAGAACACTTACTCCTTTCGGTTTCCAG AATGAAGACAGAACTCTTTGGGAGGCCACAAACACTTATGTGGAGATGAGTCCTTTCATGTCCGCTAATAAAATTAAGAAGCCAATATTGCTTATCCatggagaagaagataataATCCTGGAACTTTAACAATGCAG TCAGATCGTTTTTTCAATGCTCTGAAAGGTCATGGTGCTCTTTGTCGCCTAGTGATTCTTCCATTTGAGAGCCATGGTTATGCTTCACGGGAAAGTATCATGCATGTCCTCTGGGAAACTGATAGATGGTTGCAGAAATATTGTGTGTCAAATACTTCTGATGTAAAAGCAGATATTGACGCATCTAAACAAGATGTAAGCAAAGAGGCAACAGATTCCGAAAGCAAAGCAGCTGTTGCTAGTGGAGGTGGTGGTCCAGAGGTGTCAGATTTTGAACATGAAGGATTTTACTCTATGCCAAG ATTGAATTGCTTATCATTGGCCACCAGGGAGTGA